One genomic region from Anabaena sp. PCC 7108 encodes:
- a CDS encoding SpoIID/LytB domain-containing protein, with translation MKIQLYLGTLFSRIQGQHWWIGILLWFVLVAPAQASVILRVAIERGVNQVKVGASTTAIVKDSAGRTLGQLPGMSAYAAQAVPGGVALDKWQSGLFWIEPTAKGFVYIGDRWFRGRTLVIPTEKGLTAVNWVDLEEYLYSVIGGEMNSSWPPEALKAQAIAARTYALYEREKQRNNPVYDLGDSPDRWQIYKGVSSESRNTYGAVDGTAGKVLTYNNRIILSVFHACSGGHTENVEDVWGNTLPYLRAVQDFDQGVKECNWVKTFSPGEISSIISGVGNVKDMIAESFSPFRSVKTLKIIGDQGTKVLQGEEVRTALKLKSTRFTVSKGANGSFVLQGLGYGHGLGMSQWGAYSLAQRGASYLQILGHYYQGVALTPIQAK, from the coding sequence ATGAAAATCCAACTTTATTTAGGTACTTTATTTTCCCGGATTCAAGGACAACATTGGTGGATAGGTATCCTCTTGTGGTTTGTTTTGGTTGCTCCTGCTCAAGCATCTGTCATCCTGCGCGTAGCAATTGAGAGGGGAGTAAATCAAGTCAAAGTTGGTGCTTCCACAACTGCAATAGTTAAAGATAGTGCAGGACGTACTCTTGGACAGTTGCCAGGAATGAGCGCTTATGCTGCTCAAGCAGTCCCTGGGGGAGTGGCTTTGGATAAATGGCAATCTGGGTTATTTTGGATTGAGCCAACTGCTAAGGGATTTGTTTATATTGGCGATCGCTGGTTTCGAGGCAGAACTCTTGTCATTCCTACCGAAAAAGGCTTAACCGCAGTTAATTGGGTCGATTTAGAAGAATATCTCTACAGCGTCATCGGTGGAGAAATGAATTCTAGTTGGCCTCCCGAAGCCCTCAAAGCCCAAGCGATCGCAGCCCGTACCTATGCCCTCTATGAACGAGAAAAACAGCGCAACAATCCTGTTTATGATTTAGGAGATAGTCCCGACCGCTGGCAAATTTACAAAGGTGTCAGCAGCGAATCCCGTAATACTTATGGTGCTGTAGATGGTACAGCCGGAAAAGTCCTCACCTATAACAACCGAATTATTCTCTCAGTCTTCCATGCTTGTTCTGGTGGACACACCGAAAATGTAGAAGATGTTTGGGGAAATACTCTCCCTTACCTCCGTGCAGTACAAGACTTTGATCAAGGTGTCAAAGAGTGCAATTGGGTAAAAACCTTCTCACCTGGGGAAATTAGCTCCATAATTTCTGGTGTCGGTAATGTCAAAGATATGATTGCTGAATCTTTCTCACCTTTCCGCAGCGTGAAAACCCTGAAAATAATCGGTGATCAAGGTACTAAAGTCCTCCAAGGAGAGGAAGTCCGTACCGCACTCAAGCTAAAAAGTACCCGTTTTACCGTTAGCAAAGGCGCAAATGGCAGTTTTGTCCTCCAAGGGCTAGGCTACGGACATGGTTTAGGTATGAGTCAGTGGGGCGCGTATAGTTTAGCCCAACGCGGAGCCAGCTATTTACAAATTTTGGGACATTATTACCAAGGTGTAGCTCTAACCCCGATTCAGGCTAAATAG
- a CDS encoding AAA family ATPase, whose translation MVSSDLDEEESQSIQRQENTNPELIKPTFSSVEYAHQMKIMLSSHLVQKAVHLLRSHYPNITIENLKGKNEPGNQGALQVTSVDDLSKFNRVVNQVFIVSFKDRDPVKTKRVLQALQKVYQDYNREQKKQRVNQALSFVSNRLPKLQKDVIVSEKKLEFFRKKHNLIDPLVQSKILLESLADIQKERQTTRSQFQSVQAQYNSLDQKIASSSQNAQFAASLNRSSRYQALLDEVKKTEFSLAQEGLRYTDNSPMVIKLKQKRQIQLALLQEELQNQAVKTSTTTPKLLGIDPKLVNELQQLQKTALELISNENTLANSEQQIRLQLSTYPNIISEYNRLLSDVTVQRRTLEQLLQLQQSLGMKIAQGGFDWQVLEEPDLGIYIGNRKWLLIIVGVLIGPVLGAVVALIWEFFNKAIFSAQDLQKLTNIRLLGSVSKLGKPSLKNRLQQILRRRQPNLSSPTIETDDKLSSHETLDMIYQNIQIFKSPLPFKSLMLTSAVSGEGKTTLALGLGASAAHMHQRVLVIDANLRSPSLHKILKISNDWGLSLLLVDDIKNQVNNYVQPIHPSIDILTAGPTPDDVVNLLSSARMKELIQSFEQIYDLVLIDAPSVLDSIDARIIASVCNGIVIVGRIGQLTPQELMQATEILSQLNLIGIVANEVNNSPKVRKSPKRSDTIQSAD comes from the coding sequence ATGGTAAGTTCTGATTTAGATGAAGAAGAATCACAATCAATTCAAAGGCAGGAAAATACAAATCCTGAGTTAATTAAACCTACCTTTTCATCTGTAGAATATGCTCATCAGATGAAAATAATGCTGAGTTCCCATTTGGTACAAAAAGCTGTACATTTACTACGCTCTCATTATCCCAATATTACCATAGAAAATCTTAAGGGTAAAAATGAGCCAGGTAATCAAGGAGCTTTGCAAGTAACTTCTGTAGATGATTTATCAAAATTTAATCGGGTTGTAAATCAAGTATTTATTGTTTCTTTCAAAGATCGAGATCCAGTTAAGACAAAAAGGGTTTTACAAGCTCTACAGAAAGTTTATCAAGACTACAATAGGGAACAAAAAAAACAACGTGTAAATCAAGCTTTGTCTTTCGTTAGCAATCGATTACCAAAATTACAAAAAGATGTAATAGTTTCCGAGAAGAAATTAGAATTCTTCCGCAAAAAACATAATTTAATTGACCCGTTAGTACAAAGTAAAATCCTGCTAGAATCTCTAGCTGATATTCAAAAAGAACGACAAACCACGCGCTCCCAATTTCAATCTGTACAAGCTCAGTACAATAGCCTAGATCAAAAAATAGCATCTTCCAGCCAAAATGCACAATTTGCAGCTAGTTTGAATCGTTCTAGCCGCTATCAAGCCTTATTAGATGAGGTGAAAAAGACAGAATTTAGTTTAGCTCAGGAGGGTCTGCGCTACACTGATAATTCACCAATGGTCATAAAACTGAAGCAAAAACGCCAAATTCAACTGGCCTTATTACAGGAAGAATTACAAAATCAAGCCGTCAAGACTAGCACCACAACACCAAAGTTATTAGGAATTGATCCCAAGTTAGTTAATGAGTTGCAGCAGTTACAAAAAACAGCCCTTGAACTAATTAGTAATGAAAATACTTTAGCTAACTCTGAACAACAAATTCGCTTGCAGCTAAGTACCTACCCAAACATAATATCAGAGTACAATCGATTGCTTTCAGATGTAACAGTCCAACGCCGAACACTTGAGCAATTACTTCAGTTACAACAGTCATTGGGAATGAAAATTGCTCAAGGGGGATTTGATTGGCAAGTATTGGAAGAACCAGACTTGGGAATTTATATCGGTAATCGTAAATGGTTATTGATAATTGTCGGCGTGTTAATTGGTCCAGTTTTAGGTGCGGTAGTAGCCTTGATTTGGGAATTTTTTAATAAAGCCATTTTTTCGGCACAAGATTTACAAAAACTCACAAATATCCGATTACTGGGTTCTGTTTCCAAATTGGGAAAACCTAGTTTAAAAAATAGACTTCAGCAGATTTTAAGACGTAGACAGCCAAATTTATCATCCCCAACTATAGAAACAGACGATAAATTATCCAGCCATGAAACCCTGGATATGATTTATCAAAATATTCAAATATTCAAGAGTCCCTTACCTTTCAAGTCCTTGATGTTGACTTCAGCCGTATCGGGAGAGGGAAAAACAACTTTAGCTTTGGGACTTGGGGCTAGTGCTGCACATATGCATCAACGAGTTCTCGTGATAGATGCTAATTTGCGATCGCCAAGTTTACACAAAATCCTCAAAATATCCAATGATTGGGGGCTATCTCTGTTATTGGTGGATGATATCAAAAACCAAGTTAATAATTACGTCCAGCCTATTCACCCCTCAATTGATATTTTAACTGCTGGTCCGACACCAGACGATGTGGTAAATCTGCTTAGTTCTGCGCGGATGAAAGAATTGATTCAGTCTTTTGAGCAAATTTATGACTTGGTGTTGATAGATGCTCCTTCTGTTTTAGATAGCATTGATGCTAGAATTATTGCCTCTGTTTGTAATGGAATTGTCATAGTTGGGCGCATTGGTCAGTTAACCCCACAGGAACTAATGCAAGCAACCGAAATTTTGAGCCAGTTGAATTTAATCGGTATTGTGGCAAATGAGGTGAATAATTCGCCAAAAGTCAGGAAATCTCCAAAACGTTCTGACACGATTCAATCTGCTGATTAA
- a CDS encoding HlyD family secretion protein, translating into MIYTPNEKVISSSENNDFLPPISFWTSLAGIFLLSTVATGITLSSWVKYNVTVKATATVRPTGEVRIVQPEIEGTIKSILAKENQVVKIGDVIAKLDTSELLIKKSQLQVELQQRKLQLIQIDSQVRILDSQILAEKTVIEKTIASAKVDLVRNEREYQEKQTNTQNEFLSAKESLQKAQTDLDKAEADLVFAQIDSDRYKQLSEIGAIGRREYEQKLLVVKQSELTLQAVKRSFEIAKIQVESAKVAVNPTTAMVMIAEERIAQETAKGQANIASLNKEKQALIERRVELLTQLNQSQKELQQLENQLKKSIIIATSNGIILKLNLRNSGQVVRTSESIAEIVPNNASLVIKAMISTADIKKVAVDQKVQMRLDACPYPDYGTLKGVVKTISPDVITTQTNNGTQTNPSSYFEATIQPERLEFGTTNHQCYVQSGMEVKADIISREDTALKFILRKARLITDL; encoded by the coding sequence ATGATTTATACTCCCAATGAAAAAGTTATCTCTTCATCGGAAAATAATGACTTTCTTCCTCCTATTAGTTTTTGGACTTCTTTGGCGGGAATTTTCCTCCTTAGCACGGTTGCTACTGGGATTACCCTCTCTTCATGGGTCAAATATAATGTGACAGTTAAAGCTACTGCAACTGTCCGTCCTACAGGCGAAGTTCGTATAGTACAACCAGAAATAGAAGGTACAATCAAAAGTATTTTAGCTAAAGAAAATCAGGTAGTTAAAATAGGTGATGTTATTGCCAAGCTTGATACGAGCGAATTGCTAATTAAAAAAAGCCAATTACAAGTTGAACTGCAACAACGTAAATTACAACTCATCCAAATTGATAGTCAAGTTAGGATTTTGGATAGTCAAATTTTAGCCGAAAAAACAGTTATAGAAAAGACTATTGCTTCTGCAAAAGTTGATTTGGTACGGAATGAAAGAGAATATCAAGAAAAGCAAACTAATACTCAAAATGAATTCCTTTCAGCTAAGGAAAGTTTGCAAAAAGCTCAGACAGATTTAGACAAGGCTGAAGCTGATTTAGTATTTGCCCAGATAGATAGTGATCGCTATAAGCAATTGTCAGAAATTGGAGCTATTGGGCGACGAGAATATGAGCAGAAACTACTAGTTGTTAAGCAATCAGAACTAACGCTGCAAGCAGTAAAAAGGTCTTTTGAAATAGCTAAAATCCAAGTTGAATCAGCTAAAGTTGCAGTTAATCCAACTACAGCAATGGTGATGATAGCAGAAGAACGTATTGCCCAAGAAACTGCCAAAGGTCAAGCCAATATTGCTAGTTTAAACAAAGAAAAACAAGCCTTAATTGAAAGACGTGTTGAATTGCTAACCCAACTCAATCAATCTCAAAAGGAACTTCAACAACTAGAAAACCAACTTAAAAAAAGTATCATTATTGCCACTAGTAACGGTATTATTCTTAAACTAAATTTGCGAAACTCTGGTCAAGTTGTGCGTACTAGTGAATCTATTGCTGAAATTGTTCCTAATAATGCTTCTTTAGTGATTAAAGCTATGATCTCTACAGCTGACATTAAAAAAGTTGCTGTAGATCAAAAAGTACAAATGCGTCTTGATGCCTGTCCCTATCCAGATTATGGAACTCTTAAGGGTGTTGTCAAAACTATTTCTCCAGACGTAATCACAACCCAGACGAATAATGGTACCCAAACAAATCCTAGTAGCTACTTTGAAGCAACTATTCAACCGGAAAGACTTGAATTTGGTACTACAAATCACCAGTGTTATGTTCAATCAGGAATGGAAGTAAAAGCTGACATTATTTCCAGAGAAGATACTGCATTGAAATTTATCCTCAGAAAAGCCAGGTTAATTACTGATTTATGA
- a CDS encoding ribonuclease Z, whose amino-acid sequence MQITFLGTSSGVPTRSRNVSSVALRLPQRAELWLFDCGEGTQHQILRSDLKISQLSRIFITHMHGDHIFGLMGLLASCGLAGNVERVDIYGPAGLNEYLQAALRYSHTHFSYPVKVHTVHPGVIYEDNDFIVSCGLLHHRIPAFGYRIAEKDRPGRFDVEKAKELQIPSGPMYGKLKRGETVTLADGRVIHGDELCGDTEIGRKMAYCTDTIYCDGAVQLAQDVDLLIHEATFAHQDADMAFQRLHSTSTMAAQTAYAAGVNRLLMTHFSPRYAPGNAIEFKDLLREARAIFPKTEMAHDFMIYDIPRRREVVITNKHSK is encoded by the coding sequence GTGCAGATAACATTTTTAGGGACGAGTTCCGGAGTACCTACAAGATCACGTAATGTTTCCAGTGTCGCACTGAGATTACCTCAACGGGCAGAACTGTGGTTATTTGACTGTGGTGAAGGTACTCAGCATCAAATTTTACGAAGTGATCTAAAAATTAGCCAACTCTCCCGAATTTTTATCACCCATATGCACGGTGATCACATCTTTGGCTTGATGGGACTGCTTGCCAGTTGCGGTTTAGCTGGTAATGTCGAAAGGGTTGATATTTATGGACCTGCTGGGTTAAATGAATACCTGCAAGCTGCTTTACGTTATTCCCACACTCATTTTTCCTACCCAGTCAAGGTACATACAGTTCATCCCGGAGTAATTTATGAAGACAATGATTTTATCGTTAGCTGTGGTCTTTTACATCACCGCATTCCAGCTTTTGGTTATCGCATAGCTGAAAAAGATCGACCAGGACGTTTTGATGTGGAAAAAGCTAAAGAATTGCAAATACCTTCAGGTCCCATGTACGGGAAACTCAAGCGCGGTGAAACTGTTACCCTTGCAGATGGGCGAGTAATTCATGGCGACGAATTGTGTGGAGATACGGAAATTGGCCGGAAGATGGCCTATTGTACAGATACCATTTATTGTGACGGCGCTGTGCAGTTAGCACAAGATGTAGATTTGTTAATTCATGAAGCCACCTTTGCTCATCAAGATGCAGATATGGCTTTTCAAAGATTGCATTCTACAAGCACAATGGCAGCACAAACAGCTTACGCGGCTGGAGTAAATAGATTACTCATGACTCATTTTAGTCCCCGCTATGCTCCAGGAAATGCTATTGAGTTCAAAGATTTACTTCGGGAAGCCCGTGCTATTTTCCCAAAAACGGAAATGGCTCATGATTTTATGATCTATGACATACCTAGAAGGCGAGAAGTTGTCATCACTAATAAACATTCAAAATAG
- a CDS encoding DM13 domain-containing protein — protein MNLRNLFILGLSSLVMVGCVREVSNNQANQSPIAVNASVPVSSTQAKPLASSAKSPDSTVIKSGTFVSGEHTTQGKVRITTKNGKSFLELENSFKTSESGPDLVVILHRSNNVINSTKPPSYSLKKGDYIVLAPLQKYSGAQTYSIPENINLLNYKSAAIWCRKFNATFGAANLSS, from the coding sequence ATGAACTTAAGAAATTTATTCATACTGGGTTTGTCTTCTCTTGTCATGGTTGGCTGCGTCCGTGAAGTATCAAATAACCAGGCTAATCAAAGTCCTATAGCTGTGAATGCATCTGTTCCTGTGTCTTCAACTCAGGCTAAACCTTTAGCTTCCTCAGCAAAATCTCCAGATTCAACAGTTATTAAATCAGGCACATTTGTTTCTGGAGAACATACAACTCAAGGAAAAGTTCGTATTACTACTAAAAACGGTAAATCATTTTTAGAGCTTGAGAATTCATTTAAGACCTCTGAATCTGGTCCAGACTTGGTAGTAATTTTACATCGTTCAAATAACGTAATTAATTCAACTAAGCCACCATCTTATTCCTTAAAAAAAGGAGACTATATTGTTCTTGCTCCTTTACAAAAATATAGTGGCGCTCAAACATATTCTATTCCTGAAAACATCAATTTATTAAACTACAAATCTGCCGCTATCTGGTGTCGCAAGTTTAATGCTACTTTTGGTGCTGCTAATTTGAGCAGTTAA
- a CDS encoding response regulator transcription factor: MEQLLSAKELLKIMVIDDHEAVLSGTVDILRKNYPRAEFITAINANNTLEQVTSLQPDLIVMDLSIPEQMGLNARPDNGIKLLKILMKQYPHLNIVVQSAHVRTLIRIRLDIDSHKGGFTIADKSLSTQEMLTRVDWALQGLTHTKDISRIHSGLEVKPEWLKVLTLAFEEGLQDKSIAEKMCISERMVRHYWSKLQDALNIYPEDGKNIRIQTEMQAREQGLID, from the coding sequence ATGGAACAACTTTTATCAGCAAAAGAATTGCTGAAAATCATGGTGATTGATGACCATGAAGCAGTTCTAAGTGGCACAGTTGATATTCTCCGAAAAAACTATCCTAGGGCTGAGTTTATAACTGCTATAAATGCTAATAATACTCTTGAGCAAGTTACTAGCTTACAACCTGATCTCATCGTTATGGATCTTTCTATTCCAGAACAAATGGGATTGAATGCTAGACCTGATAATGGAATTAAACTTCTGAAAATTTTGATGAAACAATATCCACATTTGAATATTGTTGTCCAAAGCGCCCACGTCAGAACATTAATACGTATTCGATTAGATATTGATAGTCATAAAGGAGGATTTACCATCGCGGATAAAAGTCTTTCTACCCAGGAAATGTTAACAAGAGTTGATTGGGCATTACAGGGATTAACTCATACAAAAGATATTAGTAGAATTCACTCAGGATTAGAAGTTAAACCAGAGTGGCTGAAGGTATTAACCCTAGCATTTGAGGAAGGATTACAAGATAAATCAATAGCGGAAAAAATGTGTATATCTGAACGCATGGTACGTCATTATTGGAGTAAGCTACAAGATGCATTAAATATTTACCCTGAAGATGGCAAGAACATCCGTATCCAAACTGAAATGCAAGCAAGAGAACAAGGCTTAATTGATTAA